A window of Cryptomeria japonica chromosome 3, Sugi_1.0, whole genome shotgun sequence contains these coding sequences:
- the LOC131070363 gene encoding UDP-glycosyltransferase 91C1, protein MEEEMPQLHVMMVPWISYSHIRAFLELAKKLGSHGLKVSLLSSPQNTRWIRQLHPTPEIQLLELPLPCIQGLPAGVESTADLKRGGTFHLLLEAMDDWQKPFEALLERMSPDFVIHDMTQYWVSRSAAKLTIPTIFFVCTSATGGGFLLGHEAAMVEKGTTDPDLTVPPPGFPTAHIRLSSSEARKNLQVHQKKGGLITMAERWSMCSQGSWAIAVNTCIEVEGKYLDYLQRTTGRPVLPVGLQMPDLSPRPAGDGSLAWLDLQQPRSVVVVSLGSECILTTQEIAALALGLEESEVPFLFVLLHHNIAAALPQGFIGRTQGRGLLVTEWAPQLHILSHSSAGAFLSHCGWNSVTEGLRFGVPIVTLPMQHEQGLNAKLVAQELKLGVEVRRNEEDDSFSKEDVCKAVRRLMVEEEGMHIRSHVQEIREVLTSEDCQIYRSNIHNFVSLIKEKARCKQPA, encoded by the coding sequence ATGGAAGAAGAGATGCCGCAGCTTCATGTTATGATGGTCCCTTGGATTTCATACAGCCACATAAGAGCCTTCTTAGAGCTTGCCAAGAAATTGGGTTCTCACGGTCTCAAAGTTTCACTACTCTCGAGTCCCCAAAATACGAGATGGATCAGGCAGCTACACCCCACCCCAGAAATCCAACTCCTGGAGCTTCCACTGCCGTGCATACAGGGGCTCCCTGCAGGCGTTGAATCAACTGCAGATCTGAAGCGAGGAGGCACATTTCATCTACTTCTGGAAGCCATGGACGACTGGCAGAAGCCATTCGAAGCTCTTTTGGAAAGAATGTCACCGGATTTTGTAATCCACGATATGACACAATACTGGGTTTCTCGCAGCGCCGCCAAACTGACCATCCCCACCATATTTTTCGTCTGCACGTCTGCCACCGGTGGAGGTTTCCTTCTAGGCCATGAAGCAGCCATGGTAGAGAAGGGCACAACAGATCCAGATCTCACAGTCCCGCCGCCTGGTTTCCCCACAGCGCATATCCGCCTTTCATCCTCTGAAGCACGGAAAAATCTGCAAGTACACCAAAAGAAGGGCGGGCTTATTACCATGGCAGAACGGTGGAGCATGTGTTCACAGGGCAGCTGGGCGATAGCAGTCAATACGTGCATAGAAGTAGAAGGCAAATACTTAGATTATTTACAAAGAACCACCGGCCGGCCTGTGCTTCCCGTGGGGTTGCAGATGCCCGATCTAAGTCCGCGACCGGCAGGTGACGGGTCCTTGGCCTGGCTGGATCTGCAGCAGCCCCGTTCAGTTGTGGTGGTGTCTTTGGGCAGCGAATGTATTCTCACTACCCAAGAGATCGCTGCTTTGGCGCTGGGCTTAGAGGAGAGTGAGGTTCcatttttgtttgttcttctgCACCATAATATTGCTGCTGCGTTGCCCCAGGGCTTTATTGGGCGCACGCAAGGAAGAGGACTTTTGGTGACGGAGTGGGCACCTCAGTTGCACATTCTCAGCCATTCTTCTGCAGGAGCTTTTCTCAGTCACTGCGGGTGGAACTCTGTGACGGAAGGATTGAGGTTTGGGGTGCCAATTGTGACTCTTCCCATGCAGCATGAACAGGGCTTGAATGCTAAGCTTGTAGCCCAGGAACTCAAGTTGGGAGTGGAGGTCAGGAGAAATGAAGAGGATGATTCTTTTTCCAAGGAGGACGTCTGTAAAGCTGTTCGTAGATTGATGGTGGAAGAGGAAGGCATGCATATCAGATCTCATGTTCAAGAGATTCGTGAAGTCTTGACCAGCGAGGATTGCCAAATCTACCGATCGAACATCCACAACTTTGTTTCTTTAATCAAGGAGAAAGCCCGCTGCAAACAACCTGCTTGA